Proteins encoded by one window of Lepeophtheirus salmonis chromosome 3, UVic_Lsal_1.4, whole genome shotgun sequence:
- the LOC121114900 gene encoding uncharacterized protein, with protein MAHTKKWEEAQSEFFQESYPSVDRTSTTSDLTAFLPQRVKKNHYSLIGVGTFSTNKSSTRTARIRAAIQGLDADDSDDDLEVLDFTDENLSTEDEVWNEIQKIKDMPISLARKKALKSQYQKCPKIKMTKPQKLTFCLKRCFTSIERLILKLRNSMNNLCSPPIGIQKSCGLDISMTFFSA; from the exons ATGGCGCATACCAAGAAATGGGAGGAAGCACAGTCGGAATTTTTCCAAGAGTCCTATCCAAGTGTTGATAGAACAAGTACAACTTCGGATCTTACGGCTTTTCTACCTCAACGAGTAAAAAAGAACCACTATTCTCTAATTGGGGTTGGTACATTCTCAACTAACAAAAGCTCAACAAGAACTGCCCGTATAAGAGCAGCAATTCAAGGACTAGATGCTGATGATTCAGATGATGATTTGGAAGTTTTGGATTTTACAGATG AAAATTTATCGACGGAAGATGAGGTTTGGAATGAgattcaaaaaatcaaagatatgCCAATTTCCTTGGCACGAAAAAAAGCATTGAAATCACAATATCAA aaatgcccaaaaattaaaatgacaaagCCTCAAAAGTTGACCTTCTGTCTAAAAAGATGTTTCACATCTATTGAACGACTTATCCTTAAGTTAAGGAATAGCATGAATAACTTATGCTCACCTCCAATTGGAATTCAAAAATCATGTGGATTGGATatttcaatgactttttttagtgCTTAA